In Antennarius striatus isolate MH-2024 chromosome 10, ASM4005453v1, whole genome shotgun sequence, one DNA window encodes the following:
- the gnpda1 gene encoding glucosamine-6-phosphate isomerase 1 — translation MKLIILNDYDQASEWAAKYIRNKILLFGPGPDRYFTLGLPTGDTPLGCYKKLIEYYKNGEISFQFVKTFNMDEYVGLPRDHPESYHSFMWNNFFKHINIKAENTHILDGNAPDLQAECNAFENEIKVAGGIELFVGGIGPDGHIAFNEPGSSLVSRTRVKTLAKDTIMANARFFDGDLSKVPTMALTVGVGTVMDAKEVMILITGAHKAFALYKAIEEGVNHMWTVSAFQQHPQTVFVCDEDATLELRVKTVKYFKGMMHVHNKLVDTLP, via the exons ATGAAACTGATCATCCTCAATGACTACGATCAGGCAAGTGAATGGGCAGCAAAGTACATCCGAAACAAGATCCTGCTGTTCGGACCCGGTCCGGACAGATACTTCACCCTGGGCCTACCGACAGGCGA CACACCTCTGGGTTGTTACAAGAAACTCATTGAGTACTACAAAAATGGGGAAATCTCGTTCCAGTTTGTAAAAACGTTCAACATGGATGAATATGTAG GTCTTCCCAGAGATCACCCTGAGAGCTACCACTCCTTTATGTGGAATAATTTCTTCaagcacataaacataaaaGCAGAGAATACCCACATTCTGGATGGCAATGCTCCTGACCTGCAGGCAGAGTGCAACgcctttgaaaatgaaataaaagtagcTGGGGGGATTGAACTGTTTGTTGGAG GTATCGGACCAGATGGTCACATTGCTTTCAACGAACCTGGTTCTAGTCTTGTATCCAGGACTCGAGTGAAGACCCTGGCTAAGGACACTATAATGGCTAATGCGCGATTCTTTGATGGAGATCTGTCAAAAGTGCCCACGATGGCACTGACTGTGGGAGTGGGCACAGTCATGGATGCGAAAGAG GTGATGATTCTCATAACTGGAGCACACAAAGCATTTGCCTTATACAAAGCTATAGAGGAAGGTGTGAATCACATGTGGACAGTCTCTGCATTCCAGCAGCACCCAcagacagtgtttgtttgtgatgaagATGCCACTTTGGAATTACGGGTCAAAACTGTGAAGTACTTCAAAG GGATGATGCATGTACACAACAAGCTGGTGGACACACTACCTTAG
- the ndfip1 gene encoding NEDD4 family-interacting protein 1, whose translation MAEQNSNVRYQELVNEEQAAQSTSEGPAQDAPPPYSSVAAANAAFFEYKEDGGRFPNPPSYSVATTLPSYDEAERTKEEAAIPLVSGRVTEEDFVARDDFEDADQLRIGNDGIFMLTFFMAFLFNWIGFFLSFCLTTSAAGRYGAISGFGLSLIKWVLIVRFSTYFPGYFDGQYWLWWVFLALGFMLFIRGFVNYSRVRKLADPTYATLPRTRVLFIY comes from the exons ATGGCAGAACAAAACAGCAACGTCAGATATCAAGAG CTGGTGAATGAAGAGCAGGCGGCCCAGTCAACCTCTGAGGGTCCTGCCCAGGATGCACCACCGCCCTACAGTAGTGTTGCTGCCGCGAATGCAG CTTTCTTTGAATACAAGGAAGACGGAGGAAGGTTCCCCAACCCTCCGTCCTATAGTGTTGCCACCACCTTGCCCTCCTATGATGAAGCTGAGAGAACCAAAGAGGAGGCAGCCATCCCCCTGGTCTCTGGACGAGTCACG GAGGAGGATTTTGTGGCGAGGGATGACTTTGAGGATGCTGACCAGCTGCGAATAGGAAATGATGGCATCTTCATGCTCACCTTCTTCA TGGCATTCCTCTTCAACTGGATTGGCTTCTTCTTGTCGTTCTGTTTGACAACATCAGCCGCTGGCCGTTACGGGGCCATCTCTGGCTTCGGCCTGTCCCTCATCAAATGGGTTCTTATTGTCAGG TTTTCGACCTACTTCCCCGGTTACTTTGATGGGCAGTACTGGTTGTGGTGGGTGTTCCTGGCTCTGG GCTTCATGCTGTTCATCAGAGGCTTTGTTAACTACTCCAGAGTGCGTAAACTGGCTGATCCCACTTATGCCACTCTTCCCAGAACAAGGGTGCTCTTTATTTATTAG
- the fgf1a gene encoding putative fibroblast growth factor 1: MVSPKRTLLPTGRMADGEGFGSGHQAVSVGLTLDHRRLYCMNGGHHLQIQADGTVRGQRDDGDAHTVLRLKAVDRGVVVIKGTEAGRYLAMNDEGLLYSSGTVSDECYFLEKLEENHYNTYRSHKHQDRNWYIALKKNGKPKLGPRTHIGQKAIFFLPRQLSDSGE, encoded by the exons ATGGTTTCTCCGAAACGGACTCTGCTTCCTACCGGTAGAATGGCGGATGGAGAGGGCTTCGGATCCGGACATCAAGCGGTGAGCGTCGGGCTGACGCTGGACCACCGGCGGCTGTACTGCATGAACGGAGGACATCACCTCCAGATCCAGGCCGACGGGACGGTGCGCGGCCAAAGGGATGACGGAGACGCTCACA CTGTTTTAAGGCTCAAAGCTGTTGACAGAGGCGTCGTGGTCATCAAGGGAACAGAAGCAGGGCGCTATCTGGCCATGAATGACGAGGGACTTTTGTACAGCTCA GGCACTGTCAGTGACGAATGTTACTTCCTGGAGAAGCTTGAGGAGAACCACTACAATACGTATCGGTCCCATAAGCATCAGGACAGGAACTGGTACATAGCCCTGAAGAAGAACGGAAAACCTAAACTGGGTCCCAGGACTCACATTGGACAGAAAGCCATCTTCTTTCTGCCCCGACAGCTGAGTGACTCTGGGGAGTGA